The window CCGTCAATAATTTCTGCTTTGATTTCTTTGCCTTCATAGGCGTTGGCAAAGTTTCTAAATAGCTTGTCAATAGATTCACCATCAGTTATTAAGTGATGTATGTCAATGAACAATATAACTTCATCATCAGTCACATATATCTTGGCTCTAAATAACTGACCTCCCAACAAGTCGAATTTTTTGGTATTGAGAGTTTGAATCTCCTCATCGCTGATGCTTGGCACTTCAACTATTGGAATGTCATCAATGGCAATTGAATCATCACGCTTATGCATTAGCTGATTACCATGCATGACAATCCTTGTTTTAAGATAAGGATATGCATCAATCGTTTTAATGACTGCTTCTTTCAATTTTTCAGCGTCAATTGATTTGTCAAATCTAATAAGGTTAGGGATGTTATATTGAGGAACATCAGGGTTTTGAACACATTCCCCGTATACTCCAATCTGATTTGCAGTCAACGGAAGATACATTGAATTTTTAGACTCTTCAATAGTGTCAGTTAAATCCTTTGAGTCTTTATCCTGATCAATCAGATTTACAATATTTCTAATTGTCGGATTATCAAGCAATTTGAAAATATTTATATTGTATCCCATTTCTTCATAGATGCTGGAAGCATATTGCATTAATGATAATGATGTAAATCCGATAGCATACAAATCATCAGTCACCCCAAATTCTGCGGTTTTTGAGATTGTTGATGCGATATTGAATAATTTTCTTTCAGTTTCTGTTTCCGGAGGAATCATTTCAAGACTGAGTATTGGTTTAGGAAGTGCTTTCACGTCTGTTTTTCCGTTTGGTGTTTTTGGCATTGCATCCATTTGCATGAACACTGTTGGAACCATATATTTGGTCAATCTTTCTTTCAAGTATTCTTTCAAATCATTAATATCAATTTCATTTTTACCTGTGAAATATGCGCACAGATGGTCCGTATTATTGATTTTTTTAATCACGACAATATTCTCTTTTATATTCGGATATTTGGATATGTTTGATTCTATTTCTCCAATTTCTATTCTCAAACCCCTTAATTTGATTTGATTGTCAATTCTGCCCTTAATAACAATTTCATCATTTGGAAGTCTTATTGCATAATCACCGCTTCTGTAATATGGGATGCCCCCAATTTCAAGGAATACCTCCTTGGTTTTATCATCAAGATTATAGTATCCTTTGGATACTCCAAAACCACCAATATAAAGCTCACCCATTACACCAGAAGGCAATATCTTGCCGTCGATATCTCTTACTTCAGTTATATAGTTGTACAATGCTTTTCCAACTGTGAGATGTTGTGAATCCGTGATTCTGTTTGAATTGGATATTACAGTTGTTTCGGTAGGCCCATAAATGTTATAAACAGCAGCCTCACTATTTTCCAAAACATATGCAATTAAATCTTGAGGCACCATTTCCCCACCAATTGCAAAATACTTGAATGATGACAATTCCTTATTGAAGTGCTCATTTTCAAGATATTCCCTTAATCTTGATGGTGTAGTGAATGTAAGAGCGTCCGGCTTTTCATTATGGATAAGTTTAGTTAAATCTGTGATGTTTTTGGCTTCACTATCATTGGCCAAAACTACTTCCAGACCAAATGTTAAGCTCATGAAATCAAGCAAAAACGCATCGAATGAAACTGTACTCAATGCAAGAGTTTTTTTCATGCTGCTATATGCATGGTATACAGGATTATCCTCATCATGTGTGAACAGGTTTGTAATGTTTTTATGGGAAATCATAACTCCTTTAGGATTTCCGGTTGAACCTGATGTGTAAATCATGTAAGCCAAATCATTAGGGGAAATTTCAACATCAGGATTTTTGATATTTTCTTCTTCGAGTAATTCTTTAACGTTCAATGAGGTCTCATTATCTTCATCGGAAATAATGTAGTCTGAGTTACTGTTTTCATAAATGTAATCAATTCTTTCTTGAGGATATTCTAAATCAATAGGAATATATGCACATCCTGCTTTCAATATACCTAAAATAGAAGCTATTAAGTCACTATTTCTGTGAATCATGATCAGAATATTGCTTTTTGGTTTTATTCCTTTTTTAATAAGAGCATTTGCAATTTTATTTGCTTTTTCGTTAAGTTCACCGTATGTTAATTTTTCGCCATTCGAAACAAGTGCAGGATTATCAGGTGTTTTTTCAGCTTGGCTTTCAAAACGTTTGTGTATGAATGGAATCTTCACTTCCTTAAATTCAATGGCTTCCTTTTCTTCAACAAGAGAAATGTCGGATAATAATGATTTTGTAATGTCAGTTGATAAAAATTGATTTATGATCATGTTAATACTTTTTAAGAACTGATTGACATATTCATTGGAATATAACTGGTCATTGTAATGAGAGGATAATATAAATTCTTCACCAGTTTTTTGAATATTCATGTAAAAATTATATTTGCGTTTGAAAGAATTGAGGTCTAGGTCTTTATTGAAAGCATAATAGAATTCGGTCTGGAGGCCATATCCATCAATTATCTTATCTGCTGAAAATTCGCAATACTTTAAATTTTCCGCATAATCGTTTTGGATTTGTATTAAGTAATCTTTGATGGATATATCCCTGTTTTCGAAGTTGGTTGTAAAGATTATATTGTTTTCATGGAAAATTAAATTTTTATTGGAAAAATTAAATTTGTTCAATGCCAATGCTGTACTGGCTAAAAAGAGTATATTTTCCCCAATTGAATTCTCTTTACAAAATTCTTCAATGATGTCTTTTTTTATTTTAAATTCCTTTTTATTTAATTTAGGTTTGTTAATCCCATTTAAATCAGGATTAAGTATTGTAGATTCGTCAAAATCTTTAACTAATCTTAAAAAGTATTTATTATAATTTATATTTTCATCAATCATATTATCTTCTCTCTGTGGTAAATGATATTATGAAAAAATATATTTTTTGAAATAAATAAATATTTTGTAATTTTATTCAAACTAGATTAAAATATTTGAATAAATAAAAAAAAGGTAATAATCCATAGGTATTCGATTATAGCATATATTAAAACCATTTTAAATTAATATTAAGATTTTCTAGTTTTATCTACCAAATCATTTTCCATGAAAAATAATCCACCATATTTCACTTTTTTTATACAAAACAAATTTTATATCAGAGTTTTGTGCTTGAAATTGATAAGCATGCAAACTATATCATAAGTCTTATAAGAAAAGTTGCTATTAATTAAAAATAACCGATATCGCAGTCTAAACTTAATATATTCAGTTAAAAATTATAAAATTCAATTATATTATTAATCTAATAAAAAACGATTTTTAAATAATTTATAGCTATAAATAATGAATAATCCATTAATAATATCTAATCATATTTGTGGTAAACTATATATTAATGATAATATAAATAACTTCCATATGATTAGGTTTTTGTTTAAAAATATGTAAAAAAATTTATATTTAATTCAAATTATATTGAATTTAATAAAATATTATATAATTTGAATATTTTTTAAGCCATTCCTATTCATATGTCTTAAAAATGTTTTTAAGTGAGGAGAAAAAATGAACTTCAAAAAAATAGATTAAAAAATCTTTTATAAAATAAAATAAATAATATTTATAATTCTTTGAACAGAAATTTTAAAAATCTTTCAATTCCATAATATTCATTTATTGTGAAAAAAAATTATGAAACGGTGATATGATGAATGCGTATGCAGTTGTATCTCATTTTAGGGATGACATACCAGAACAAAAAGAAGTAATGAAAATATTAAAAGAGCACTTGAAATATTTCGCAAAATGCAGTGAAGAGGGTAAAGTCCTTATTGCAGGACCCCATGCCCAAGAAGACGGTTCCTTTGGTGGAGGTGGAGTCATGGTATTGAAGACCAATTCAAAAGAAGAGGCTGAAGACCTTATGGCCAATGATCCGTTTGTAAGCAAAAACATTGTAGATTACACCATCTATGAATTTAGAGTAGTTAATCTTAGACCGGAATTAAAAGAATGGTTTGAATCTTAATTTTTGAAATATTAATCAAAAACCTTTCTTTTTTCAATTTTTTAATTTTAATATTCTTTACCATTGAGGTAATCAGAATAAGACATTTATTTGCAAACACAAATTCCTTTGAATTAACAAATCAAAATTTACAACAGGATTCGATATTTAAGACCCATTTAATTCAGGCTTTTTACTTTTAAAATGACGATTCTGGTAAACGGATACACAATTATCTCATAAATCGTCTTGAACAATGCCTGTACAATAATCATCAAGAGCAATGCTTCTAACGGCATCGTTCCAAAAAATCCTACCGTAATAAAAATTAATGCATCACAGCCCTCACCGACCAATGTGGACAATATACATCTTGCAAATAATTTATCTTCCGATTTTGCTTTCAGATAAACCATCATCTTAGCATTCAAAAGAGATCCCACAATATATGCAAGAAAACTGGCCATTAACAGCCTTGCCGTTGAGCCCAAAACAATGTTGAACGCTTCAACGCCTTCGAAAAATGGCGGCGCCGGCAAAATCATCGTTATGTTATAGCAGATTACGGCCACAAGATTCATTAGAAAACCTAAAAGAATGATGTTTCTTGCCTTTTCATAACCATAACATTCCGCCAAAACATCATTGACAATGTAAATAATGGGAAAAATAATAACACCGCACGGAAGCATGAAATTAAAAAATTCAAATGTTTTTCCGGCAATGATATTTGATATGATTAGGGATGCGGTGAAAACACCTGCAAGAATTGCATACAATTCGCTCTTATTCATATTTTCAAACATGTTAATTGTTCTATTGTTCATCTTATTTTAATTTTTTAAAGTCTTGGAATATAACCTTGCGATTGAATATTACCTTCTTTTTAAATATTACCTTCTTTTTAAATATTACCGATTGAAATACTGTTCCATTTATTAGTTATGAGATTAAATTTCAATTCATGAAAATCACAGATGACAAACTATTGAAAATGGCTCTGATAACTTCAATGATTGGTTTAATCGGCCTGATTTTATTTACACCATTAATTGAAGTTAAGGAAGTAAAAATTGAAGACATAACACGTTCCATGATTGATGAGGAAGTAAGCATTAACTGCGTAGTTACAGATGTTAAATCCTCAAAAAGCGGGAGCAGTTACTTCCTTACAATCAATGACGGAACCGGACAGATGACGCTTGTAATCTTTGAAAGCCAAGTTGCCCAGATGCAGACGAACAGCTTTGACATCAAGGACTTTAAGGACAAGGAAGTCAATGTGGTGGGAAAGATTACCGAATACAACAATGAAATGGAAATAGTTTTATCAAGCGGAAATAGTCTGAAAATCCGTGCCAAATGAATACTTATTTATTAATCAAAACCCAATAGTAAATATTAATAAAGTTTATAGGAATTATTAAAATGTCAAATGAAAAAAGATTATTCGGAACATTTGGTGTTAGAAGGACTGCAAATGACGTTTTAACACCGGAATTTGCTTCAAGACTTGCAGCATGTTACGGAACTCAAATTCAAGGTACCGTTGCAGTCGGTGGAGATACGAGAACCTCTACGCCAATGTTAATGGAAGCTGTAAAGGCAGGTCTTTTATCATCAGGATGTGATGTTGTGGATTTGGGAATCCTGCCAACCCCCGGCGTTCAATATGCTGTCCGCAAGTATTATGATGGAGGAGTAATGATTACCGCTTCACACAATCCTCCAAAATATAACGGTATTAAATTTTTAGACGAATACGGTATCGGAATTCCTGACGAAATGGATTTGGCCATTGAGGAACTGTACTTCGACAGCGAACCTAAAAGAGCCGAATGGGCAGAAATCGGACAGATTTATCATAACGATAAAATCATAGACGAGTACGTTGATGAGGCAATTTCAAAAGTAGATGCCGATGCTATCCGTGAAGCCAAGCTTAAAGTGGTTGTTGACTGCGGAAGCGGTGCAGGAGCTTATACTGCACCTTATCTAATACGTAAGCTGGGCTGTGAAGTAACCACTCTCAACTGTCAGGCCGACGGGGCTTTTCCTGGCCGTGACCCTGAGCCTATTGAGGAAAATTTACAGGAGCTAATCAGCGTCGTTAAGGAACTGGGCGCAGATATCGGTCTTGCCCACGACGGTGACGCAGACAGGACAATCTGTATTGACGAGAAAGGAAACTTCGTTTTGGGAGACAAGACATTCACCCTCGTTGAAAAGCAGATGCTTAAGGAAAACGACGGCGGAATTATCGTTACGACCGTTGCAACATCCCAGGCCATCTATGACATTGCGGATGAATACAATGGCGAAGTAATAGCTACTGCAGTCGGAGACCTGCTCGTTGCACGTGAACTGCATGAAAAGGACGGATTATTCGGCGGTGAAGAAAACGGCGGTTTGATTTTCCCTGACTTTGTCTACGGAAGAGATGCCGTAATGACGGTTGCCAAGATTTTAGAGATTCTGGCCCTTGAGAAAAAAACACTCTCCGAACTTGTATCCGAGCTTCCTGTTTATTACGCCCGAAAGATGAAAATCGAATGTCCGGACGACCAGAAGCAGTCAGTAATGTCACAGATTGCTGAAGAAATCAAGACCACAACCGATTTTGAGCTGGACCTGACTGACGGCGTTAAAATCTTAAAAGAGGACGGCTGGGTTATCATCAGGCCATCCGGAACTGAACCTATATTCAGATGCTTCGCCGAAAGCGATACGCAAGAAAAGGCGGACGAAATGACTGAATGGGGAATCAGTCTGATTAAAAAATACAAGGAATAATTGGAGTAGATTTTACTTCAATAATTTTACTTTTTTGATTGATTAAATCATAGTTTAATGTTTCAACCTATAAAATAATTAACTCTTTTTTTAAAATAATTAACTTTTGAATATAAAAACAGCATAACTTATAGTGATATCTACATCATAAGTTATCAAGACACTCTTCTTTAAGGAAAAATGCGTCCTCATTATCCGGATCCCTCAGCAGAACCTTATTGAAGCTGTCCACAGCATCTTCGTACTGGCCGAGCTCCATCAATACGACTCCCTTATTCAAAAGAAAGTCAATATTGTACTGTTCTAAAGAAATAGCTGTATTGAAGCAGTCCAGAGCCTCGTCAAGCTTTCCCAAATCTATGTATGCGTTGCCCATCCTGTTGATGGCGTTGGCATCCATTTCGGAATCGTCCAGACAGACCTCAACCGCCCTGTCAAAGGATTCTATGGCCTCTTCAAGACGGCCCATATCGGTTAAAAGGTTTCCCCTTGAGTTCCACACCTGAGGATTTTCGCTGTCGATTACTATGAGCTTGTCATAGACCTTTAAAGCCTTGTCGTACTCCCCCATGATTTCCAGAATGAATCCTCTCCAGTATAAAACGATCGGGCTACTTGGAGAATAGTTGTATGCGATGGTGCTTGACTTTAAGGCAGCTTCGAAATCGCCGGCATTTAAAAGGGCGATTGCCTTGTTGTTGAGAATATAGATGTTGTCCGGCTCCAGTTCCAGCGCCTTGTCGTAGCATTCTATGGCCTCGTCGAACTTGCCGAGCCTTGAAAGATTGTCTCCCTGCTTGTTTAACAGATAAACGTCATGGGGGTCGATTCTCAGTGCGGCATCATAGCACATAGTTGACTTGTCGAACTTTCCGCTGTCAAAGAGAATGTCTGCCCTTTTGGTAATCATTGATTTTTCATCGATTTTATCCCCTTTCCAGTCATCGATGTCAAGCTTTTCAAAATAAATGATTTGGAACTTGTCTGATGCGTCGACACGGCCTCCGTACATCTTCTTGAATTCCCTCAGCATGTCCTTGGAGTCATTGAAGCCTTCCTCACGTGCCAGCTCGTCATTTCCTATAATGTCTTCAAAATCAATGTCTTCAACGTCTGTGACAATGGCTTCAAAAATCTTCATTTTCTCTTTGGAAACGAGATTCCAGTAACAGTAGAGCCTGTCACCCTTTTTAAGAGGAGTTTTCCAAAGCTTACGGATGGTTCTTCTTTTCTTTCCCGTAATGACGTCAATATCATTACTTGAAAACGATAAAATAGGCATTCCTTGACTCCTCCTCTTCAATTAATTTATTCTATTATTTCCTCGCCGAATTCTGCGGTCTTGACCTTTACGATGCCATTGAATAATGGCCTGATGTCTTGCGCAAGTTTCCTCAGCTCATGAGGGTTCGGCACTTCCACCTTTTCCAGGGCGGGATCAAGCACGTTCTTGTTTCTGAACTGCTGAATGGTGTAGATGTCACCTTCGACATCATTTACAAGATTGTGGATGTCCTTTTTGGTATGAAGCGTAGGCACGTAGGTTGTCCTGACTTCAAGGCGAACGTTAGGGTCATCGTTTAACATTTTCATTGATTTTTTGACCTGTGAACCGACATTGGCACCGGTTACTTTCCTGTACTTTTCAAATGGTGCCTTGACATCCAGAGATACGAAATCCAGTAAATTCAATTCCAGTAATTTTTCAATTTTATCAGGGTAAATTCCGCTCGTGTCGAGCTTGGTTTTAAGGTTGATGCTTTTTACGTACGTAAATATTTCTATCAGGGCGTCAAGCTGCATCAAGGGCTCTCCGCCTGAGAGAACGACTGCGTCAATGAAATCTGCGGCGTTGTCAATCTCAGACTTTACCTCTTCGAAAGTCCTTTCTGTGTTGTCCTCCAAAAGCTCCACGTTATGGCAGTATCTGCATGCCAAAGGGCATTTGGACAGGAAAATCACAAAGGACATGTTTCCGTGAAATTCAACCGAAGATATTAACGTTCCGCCCACATACATTAACCCACTACCTCGTGTACTATATCGATGAATTTCTTATTTTCTTCCATCGTACAGATGCTGATTCTAATCCAGTATTCATCCAGGCCCTTGAATGACGTGCAGTCCCTTACGATAATTCCCCTTTTCATGAATTCACGGGTGATTTCGGTTGCGGTATAACCAGTATCCTTGACTCCAATCAGTATGAAATTGGATTTGGACGGGAATACGTTAAGAGAATCTATTTTGGACAATTCGCTGATAAGATAGTCCCTGCTTTCTATCCCATCATTAATTGACCTTTCGATGTATTCGGTGTCCTTGAAGGTATTTACCGCTGCAACATAGGACAGTCTGGTCAGGGAGAATACGGGCTTGATTCTGTGCATGTATTCAATAATCTCCTCGCATGCAAGGCCGTAGCCTACCCTCATTCCCGCAAGGCCCAGAACCTTGGACATGGTCCTGATGATGAAGACGTTGTCGTATTCATCGATTAAATCCCTGTTTGTAACCTCGGAATATTCAAAGTAAGCTTCATCAATAACAACTAAAATGTCCGGATTTTCACCTGCAATTTTAATCAAGTCGCTTTTATCTATTAATGTTCCGGTAGGATTGTTCGGAGTGCATAAAAAAATCATTTTGGTATTTTCTGAGATGCATTCGAATACTGAATCGACGTCCAAAACGTTCTTTTCCAAATCCCATCTTGCATAAACCGGATTGGCACCATACTGCTTCAATAAGTATTCATAGTACATGTATGAAGGTATGGGCACGATAAACTCGTCACCCGGCTCGATGAAGGTCTTTGCAAGAACGTCGATGATTTCATCTGCACCGTCACCGCCAATAATGACTTGTGAGTCCTTAACGCCGGCATATTCGGCTGCAAGGTGAACGATTTCCTTCAATTGTGATTCGGGATACCTGTTTATGAATTGTGATTCCTCAGCAATCGCCTTTAATGCCATTGGAGAGGGACCCCACGGGTTTTCATTGGATCCAAGCTTAATAATATCTTCCTTTTTAAGTCCGAATTCTGCAGCTATTTCATCCTGTGACCTTCCAGGGACATATGAGTCCATATCACTTACAATTTGTCTCGGTTTCATATTTTAATCTTCCTTATACTGTTTGGACAGCTTTACATAATTATCAGCGTTAATCTGGATGTGCTGAATCTGTTCTGGCGTAACTTCCTTGATTAATCTTGCCGGAACGCCTAAAATCAGGCTGTTTTCCGGAAATTCCTTTCCTTCACTTACTACAGCACCGGCACCGACAATTGAGTTCTTTCCAATCTTTGCGCCGTTTAAGATGGTTGCGTTCATTCCAACAAGGACATTATCTTCAAGAGTGCATCCGTGAACGACTGCACCATGACCGACTGAAACATTATCCTTAATTACGGTCGGGAAGTCTTTGGAGCAGTGCACAACGCAGTTATCCTGTACGTTGGAATTGTTTCCTATTTTGATTGGAGCCGTATCTCCTCTGACAACGGCACCAAACCAGATGGAAACGTTTTCGCCAAGTTCAACATCACCAATTACTTGAGCACCAGGGCATATTACAATAGAGTCTTTAGTATTTTCCATAATATCACTAGCTTTTAATTAATTTATTTCTTATCTTTATTCTTGTCCTGAACTATATGAGTCTGCTTTAAAAGCACTCTCGTATCGGACGGTAAATCTTCATACAACAAGACGTTGGATCCGATTGTGGAGTTGGAACCGACCTTTACGCCCGGAGAGAAACTGGAATTGATTCCCGTCTTTACGGAGTCTCCGATAATGGCTCCGAGCTTGCGTCTTCCACTGTCTTCCATTGAATCCTTGATTTTAGTCTTGATGTTAGCATTGTCGAAACGCAGGTTTGCAATGTTGGTTCCCGCTGCGATATTGCAGTTGGATCCGATAACGGAATCACCGACATAACTCAAATGGCTTACGTTGGTGTTTTCCATGATGATTGAGTTTTTGATTTCAACGGCATTTCCGACATGGACGTTATCGCCGAAGTAGGTGTTGCCTCTGATATAGCAGTTAGGACCTACATCACAGTTCTTTCCTATGTAGACGTTTCCTTCGATGTATACTCCGGCCTTGATTACGCTTCCTTCGCCCAGATACAATTCACCATGGATATGAGCTCCGTTTTCAACCTTGCCCTTAA is drawn from Methanobrevibacter millerae and contains these coding sequences:
- a CDS encoding non-ribosomal peptide synthetase — encoded protein: MIDENINYNKYFLRLVKDFDESTILNPDLNGINKPKLNKKEFKIKKDIIEEFCKENSIGENILFLASTALALNKFNFSNKNLIFHENNIIFTTNFENRDISIKDYLIQIQNDYAENLKYCEFSADKIIDGYGLQTEFYYAFNKDLDLNSFKRKYNFYMNIQKTGEEFILSSHYNDQLYSNEYVNQFLKSINMIINQFLSTDITKSLLSDISLVEEKEAIEFKEVKIPFIHKRFESQAEKTPDNPALVSNGEKLTYGELNEKANKIANALIKKGIKPKSNILIMIHRNSDLIASILGILKAGCAYIPIDLEYPQERIDYIYENSNSDYIISDEDNETSLNVKELLEEENIKNPDVEISPNDLAYMIYTSGSTGNPKGVMISHKNITNLFTHDEDNPVYHAYSSMKKTLALSTVSFDAFLLDFMSLTFGLEVVLANDSEAKNITDLTKLIHNEKPDALTFTTPSRLREYLENEHFNKELSSFKYFAIGGEMVPQDLIAYVLENSEAAVYNIYGPTETTVISNSNRITDSQHLTVGKALYNYITEVRDIDGKILPSGVMGELYIGGFGVSKGYYNLDDKTKEVFLEIGGIPYYRSGDYAIRLPNDEIVIKGRIDNQIKLRGLRIEIGEIESNISKYPNIKENIVVIKKINNTDHLCAYFTGKNEIDINDLKEYLKERLTKYMVPTVFMQMDAMPKTPNGKTDVKALPKPILSLEMIPPETETERKLFNIASTISKTAEFGVTDDLYAIGFTSLSLMQYASSIYEEMGYNINIFKLLDNPTIRNIVNLIDQDKDSKDLTDTIEESKNSMYLPLTANQIGVYGECVQNPDVPQYNIPNLIRFDKSIDAEKLKEAVIKTIDAYPYLKTRIVMHGNQLMHKRDDSIAIDDIPIVEVPSISDEEIQTLNTKKFDLLGGQLFRAKIYVTDDEVILFIDIHHLITDGESIDKLFRNFANAYEGKEIKAEIIDGYANALMEAESENSEEYIASEKYFHDLLTQEVDSTVLTPNLNGNPDDGNLESVSKKINPQRVRKFCADERISPNVLFMASTILNLNKYTFSDKSLITTIYNGRTSSDYFNTQAFLVKTLPILSINEDRNISVKELLNQTAEIWKETIMHSHYPYIKISEEFQLKPEFMYTYNNLDEEIITINGKDYQYAHLETLETNYKITFDVNESEDNIELLILYNNQLYTEKYIKVFLNGVLNTIEQFISDDIENLKIRDIELNKNYEIPVFTPVENPFIHKRFEQHAEENPQKIALVAEDATLTADELNQKANKIANALIKKGVKPKSNVLVMLHRNSDLIASILGILKAGCAYIPIDLEYPQGRINYIYENSQADFIISDEDNENSLNIKELLKEADVSTPDVEITPDDLAYMIYTSGSTGNPKGVMISHENICNEVE
- a CDS encoding YciI family protein, with the translated sequence MNAYAVVSHFRDDIPEQKEVMKILKEHLKYFAKCSEEGKVLIAGPHAQEDGSFGGGGVMVLKTNSKEEAEDLMANDPFVSKNIVDYTIYEFRVVNLRPELKEWFES
- a CDS encoding queuosine precursor transporter, with the translated sequence MNNRTINMFENMNKSELYAILAGVFTASLIISNIIAGKTFEFFNFMLPCGVIIFPIIYIVNDVLAECYGYEKARNIILLGFLMNLVAVICYNITMILPAPPFFEGVEAFNIVLGSTARLLMASFLAYIVGSLLNAKMMVYLKAKSEDKLFARCILSTLVGEGCDALIFITVGFFGTMPLEALLLMIIVQALFKTIYEIIVYPFTRIVILKVKSLN
- a CDS encoding OB-fold nucleic acid binding domain-containing protein; amino-acid sequence: MKITDDKLLKMALITSMIGLIGLILFTPLIEVKEVKIEDITRSMIDEEVSINCVVTDVKSSKSGSSYFLTINDGTGQMTLVIFESQVAQMQTNSFDIKDFKDKEVNVVGKITEYNNEMEIVLSSGNSLKIRAK
- the glmM gene encoding phosphoglucosamine mutase is translated as MSNEKRLFGTFGVRRTANDVLTPEFASRLAACYGTQIQGTVAVGGDTRTSTPMLMEAVKAGLLSSGCDVVDLGILPTPGVQYAVRKYYDGGVMITASHNPPKYNGIKFLDEYGIGIPDEMDLAIEELYFDSEPKRAEWAEIGQIYHNDKIIDEYVDEAISKVDADAIREAKLKVVVDCGSGAGAYTAPYLIRKLGCEVTTLNCQADGAFPGRDPEPIEENLQELISVVKELGADIGLAHDGDADRTICIDEKGNFVLGDKTFTLVEKQMLKENDGGIIVTTVATSQAIYDIADEYNGEVIATAVGDLLVARELHEKDGLFGGEENGGLIFPDFVYGRDAVMTVAKILEILALEKKTLSELVSELPVYYARKMKIECPDDQKQSVMSQIAEEIKTTTDFELDLTDGVKILKEDGWVIIRPSGTEPIFRCFAESDTQEKADEMTEWGISLIKKYKE
- a CDS encoding tetratricopeptide repeat protein, encoding MPILSFSSNDIDVITGKKRRTIRKLWKTPLKKGDRLYCYWNLVSKEKMKIFEAIVTDVEDIDFEDIIGNDELAREEGFNDSKDMLREFKKMYGGRVDASDKFQIIYFEKLDIDDWKGDKIDEKSMITKRADILFDSGKFDKSTMCYDAALRIDPHDVYLLNKQGDNLSRLGKFDEAIECYDKALELEPDNIYILNNKAIALLNAGDFEAALKSSTIAYNYSPSSPIVLYWRGFILEIMGEYDKALKVYDKLIVIDSENPQVWNSRGNLLTDMGRLEEAIESFDRAVEVCLDDSEMDANAINRMGNAYIDLGKLDEALDCFNTAISLEQYNIDFLLNKGVVLMELGQYEDAVDSFNKVLLRDPDNEDAFFLKEECLDNL
- a CDS encoding anaerobic ribonucleoside-triphosphate reductase activating protein yields the protein MYVGGTLISSVEFHGNMSFVIFLSKCPLACRYCHNVELLEDNTERTFEEVKSEIDNAADFIDAVVLSGGEPLMQLDALIEIFTYVKSINLKTKLDTSGIYPDKIEKLLELNLLDFVSLDVKAPFEKYRKVTGANVGSQVKKSMKMLNDDPNVRLEVRTTYVPTLHTKKDIHNLVNDVEGDIYTIQQFRNKNVLDPALEKVEVPNPHELRKLAQDIRPLFNGIVKVKTAEFGEEIIE
- the hisC gene encoding histidinol-phosphate transaminase: MKPRQIVSDMDSYVPGRSQDEIAAEFGLKKEDIIKLGSNENPWGPSPMALKAIAEESQFINRYPESQLKEIVHLAAEYAGVKDSQVIIGGDGADEIIDVLAKTFIEPGDEFIVPIPSYMYYEYLLKQYGANPVYARWDLEKNVLDVDSVFECISENTKMIFLCTPNNPTGTLIDKSDLIKIAGENPDILVVIDEAYFEYSEVTNRDLIDEYDNVFIIRTMSKVLGLAGMRVGYGLACEEIIEYMHRIKPVFSLTRLSYVAAVNTFKDTEYIERSINDGIESRDYLISELSKIDSLNVFPSKSNFILIGVKDTGYTATEITREFMKRGIIVRDCTSFKGLDEYWIRISICTMEENKKFIDIVHEVVG
- a CDS encoding gamma carbonic anhydrase family protein gives rise to the protein MENTKDSIVICPGAQVIGDVELGENVSIWFGAVVRGDTAPIKIGNNSNVQDNCVVHCSKDFPTVIKDNVSVGHGAVVHGCTLEDNVLVGMNATILNGAKIGKNSIVGAGAVVSEGKEFPENSLILGVPARLIKEVTPEQIQHIQINADNYVKLSKQYKED